A portion of the Calothrix sp. 336/3 genome contains these proteins:
- a CDS encoding pyridoxamine 5'-phosphate oxidase family protein, with protein MEVASISNGWVNTVDSQKSEIIQQAQRILTTNIYCSIATSSIDGIPWISPLSFAFNNQINLYWSSAITSQHSQNIYSNSGRVAVTIFDSSNPQGVPEGLYFSGVVQELVAQDVEAVLPLFAARSRRLVERKAIDYLGDSLRRMYKFQPLLAWVTGERLAVGNQLVDTKVSVSLSDLKLAMQSTDI; from the coding sequence ATGGAAGTAGCAAGTATCAGCAACGGTTGGGTTAATACAGTTGACTCACAAAAATCAGAAATAATCCAACAAGCACAACGGATTCTCACAACAAATATTTACTGTAGTATAGCTACCAGTTCAATTGATGGCATTCCTTGGATTTCTCCCCTATCTTTTGCTTTTAATAATCAAATAAATCTGTATTGGAGTTCTGCAATTACATCTCAACACTCACAAAATATTTACTCCAATTCTGGACGAGTCGCAGTGACTATTTTTGATTCAAGCAATCCTCAAGGTGTCCCCGAAGGATTATATTTTTCTGGGGTTGTACAAGAATTAGTAGCTCAGGATGTGGAAGCTGTATTACCACTTTTCGCAGCAAGATCGAGAAGACTTGTTGAACGTAAAGCGATTGATTATTTGGGTGATTCTTTGAGGAGAATGTATAAATTTCAGCCTTTACTCGCTTGGGTAACGGGGGAAAGATTAGCTGTCGGTAATCAGTTAGTTGATACAAAGGTATCTGTGAGTTTATCTGATTTAAAATTGGCAATGCAATCAACAGATATATGA
- a CDS encoding ABC transporter permease, whose amino-acid sequence MTTAFEFFGIWTLFNRFNMIGNWQLVEIALFYGMVNTSFACADALGRGFDTFWQIIKNGDFDRLLLRPRSTILQLLGAEFTLKRIGRFSQGFVILIWSISSLQITLNLPNIWLLSTSLIGGIALFLGIVVIAATLTFWTIDSLEIMNILTYGGVETAQYPLAIYSKWLQRFFTYIVPLACVNYFPLLAILGKEKELAIPRWFCYFSPMLGIVFLIVAIAFWQLGERYYCSTGS is encoded by the coding sequence ATGACAACTGCATTCGAGTTTTTTGGTATTTGGACACTATTTAATCGGTTTAATATGATTGGGAATTGGCAATTGGTAGAAATCGCCTTATTTTATGGCATGGTCAATACTAGTTTTGCCTGTGCAGATGCTTTGGGAAGAGGATTTGATACGTTTTGGCAAATTATTAAAAATGGAGACTTTGACCGTTTATTGTTACGTCCCCGTTCGACAATTTTACAACTTTTGGGTGCAGAATTCACTTTAAAACGTATCGGTAGGTTTTCTCAGGGATTCGTAATTTTAATCTGGTCAATTTCAAGTCTGCAAATAACCTTAAATCTACCAAATATATGGCTTTTATCTACCTCTTTAATTGGAGGAATTGCTCTTTTTTTAGGTATTGTAGTAATTGCTGCAACTCTAACTTTTTGGACTATTGACTCCCTAGAAATTATGAATATTCTCACCTATGGAGGAGTGGAAACAGCACAGTATCCCTTAGCAATTTATAGTAAATGGTTGCAACGCTTTTTTACTTATATTGTACCTCTTGCTTGCGTCAACTATTTTCCCCTCCTGGCGATATTAGGTAAGGAAAAAGAATTGGCAATTCCTCGATGGTTTTGCTACTTTTCACCAATGCTAGGAATAGTATTTTTGATAGTTGCGATCGCCTTTTGGCAACTTGGGGAACGGTACTATTGTTCTACTGGC
- a CDS encoding ABC transporter permease, which yields MQAYYSLFVARFALLLQYRIAALAGVATQMFWGFIKIMVLQAFYASSTSSQPMTFTEAVGYVWLGQGFLVAIVPWGGDRETQATIRSGAVGYDLLRPIDLYNFWFVRSLAMRITPLFLRAIPLLFVAFLIIPWLGLPEWGLHFPPSKMAGIAFLLSFIGAIILSATITMLLTVSMMWTLSGEGINNILPHVIIIFSGMIVPLPFFPDRLQPLLNALPFSGLLDRPFRLFTGNLPADALFGVLIHQFFWIVVIIYLGRFLVSRGVRKLVIQGG from the coding sequence ATGCAAGCATATTATTCCCTATTTGTAGCTAGATTTGCCCTACTTTTACAATACAGAATAGCAGCTTTGGCTGGGGTAGCCACTCAAATGTTTTGGGGTTTCATCAAAATCATGGTTTTGCAAGCATTTTATGCAAGTAGCACCTCTTCGCAACCGATGACATTTACCGAAGCAGTTGGTTATGTGTGGTTAGGACAAGGATTTTTAGTGGCGATCGTTCCTTGGGGTGGTGACAGAGAAACTCAAGCCACAATTCGTTCTGGTGCTGTAGGATATGACTTGCTCCGACCAATAGACCTATATAATTTTTGGTTTGTACGCTCTTTAGCAATGCGAATAACCCCCTTATTTCTGCGAGCAATTCCTCTTTTATTTGTGGCATTTTTGATTATACCTTGGTTAGGATTACCCGAATGGGGACTACATTTTCCTCCTTCAAAAATGGCTGGAATCGCTTTTTTATTATCATTTATAGGGGCAATTATTCTTTCTGCTACCATCACCATGTTGCTAACAGTTTCAATGATGTGGACGCTTTCAGGTGAAGGGATAAATAATATTTTGCCTCACGTAATTATAATTTTTTCTGGGATGATTGTACCATTACCATTTTTCCCCGATCGCCTGCAACCATTACTCAATGCTTTACCATTTTCTGGACTTCTTGACCGACCTTTTCGTTTATTTACCGGAAATTTACCAGCAGATGCTTTATTTGGGGTTTTAATACATCAATTTTTTTGGATTGTAGTAATTATTTATCTGGGACGTTTTTTGGTGAGTCGTGGAGTGAGAAAATTAGTAATTCAGGGAGGATGA
- a CDS encoding ATP-binding cassette domain-containing protein has product MSHILVENLKKTFLVSERNSGLLGSIKGLVQRKAKEVHALKGISFLIQQGELVGYIGPNGAGKSTTIKILSGILVPSSGKCVINNRIPWENRVEHVRHIGVVFGQRTQLWWDLPVIESFDLLRDIYRVPNAQYKNMRDEMIEILDLASFLSTPVRQLSLGQRMRCDFAAAMLHQPEILFLDEPTIGLDAVSKLAVRKLIKTVNKTHNVTTILTTHDMDDIEALCERIIIIGGGEILCDGSLTQLRSQVSSRRYLKIDLKIDNNFDRNLSQIFKFDSPEINIVSQTGRTITLAFDPTKISAASLINQVTSQQEIEDLFVENPPIEEIIAELYAKSAAKLGDI; this is encoded by the coding sequence ATGTCTCATATTCTGGTTGAAAACCTGAAAAAAACCTTTTTGGTATCAGAAAGAAACTCCGGATTGCTAGGTTCCATAAAGGGACTTGTCCAACGCAAAGCCAAAGAAGTTCACGCACTCAAAGGAATTTCCTTCTTGATTCAACAGGGGGAACTCGTTGGTTATATTGGACCGAATGGAGCGGGGAAATCCACTACCATCAAAATTTTAAGCGGTATTCTCGTCCCTTCTAGTGGTAAATGTGTAATTAATAACCGTATCCCCTGGGAAAATCGCGTCGAGCATGTCAGACATATTGGAGTAGTGTTTGGTCAACGCACCCAATTATGGTGGGATTTACCAGTAATAGAATCCTTTGATTTGTTGCGGGATATATACAGGGTTCCCAATGCCCAGTATAAAAACATGCGCGATGAGATGATAGAAATCCTTGATTTAGCGAGTTTTCTATCCACTCCCGTTAGACAATTAAGTTTAGGTCAAAGGATGCGGTGTGATTTTGCAGCAGCAATGTTACATCAACCAGAAATTCTATTTTTGGACGAACCCACAATTGGATTAGATGCGGTATCCAAACTTGCAGTGCGAAAACTGATCAAAACCGTGAATAAAACCCATAACGTCACCACTATCCTGACTACCCATGATATGGATGATATTGAAGCCTTGTGTGAAAGGATAATTATTATTGGTGGAGGTGAGATACTTTGTGATGGTTCCCTGACACAATTGCGATCGCAAGTTTCTTCTCGTCGCTATCTCAAAATAGATTTAAAAATAGACAATAATTTTGATCGCAATTTGAGTCAGATATTTAAATTCGACTCACCAGAAATTAATATAGTTTCCCAAACAGGTCGAACTATTACCCTTGCATTTGACCCAACAAAAATATCTGCCGCATCCCTAATTAATCAAGTCACATCCCAACAGGAAATCGAAGATTTATTTGTAGAAAATCCGCCAATTGAAGAGATAATTGCTGAGTTGTATGCAAAATCAGCAGCTAAGTTAGGAGATATCTAA
- a CDS encoding NACHT domain-containing NTPase has product MKKLLKNKVFLGICAAIATIVIGYIINQLPALKDILQAKNTQELAAILSKDGNGIAIAGLLIFALLTIWVTWQQLIQEPEDAPANIDPTIRPRLLDAEETKVKQRLRDSLHNLLMLDLLHEEQPQQVGRNPLQTLYTITANNTTSQPQALARVVDVLRRSDISGRLLILGKPGGGKTTTLLNLAEELLDKAKQNPSEPMPIIFELSAWRDDSVNILDWMIGQLKQEYNLAPGISRIWLEQGEILPLLDGLDELGSVKQRKCIQAINQYLAQDATRDLVVCCREEEYHQGEEQLSQLHGAICLQELSDGQIRDYLNQLNRGDLWQSIQSNHEFLELARTPLLLSIMLVAYQGRAIQTKEELFDAYIERRFELLPVGKGEFSRPQIMQFLKFLAQRLRGTKTEFLIENMQPIWLKNYRQRLIYGLIIGLIIGLIFKLIGALIIGLIVGLVFGLITGQGRIEPIEEIQFSLTPKSRKILIYGLIYGLITGLIASPILGLILGLGLIGGMALGMTVGLIGGLITGVILGQTGKIPNKLIPNQGIRNSAKNMLFLTIVSGLILTLIQPGLKLLLLKIITAEEVNRIINLSQGLVFINAFLNGGGDVCLQHFSLRLVLWYNRYIPWNYAKFLSRAAERRFIQQIGGRYRFIHRLLLEHFADMRV; this is encoded by the coding sequence ATGAAAAAGTTGCTTAAAAACAAAGTATTTCTAGGTATCTGTGCAGCGATCGCCACCATCGTTATTGGTTACATTATCAATCAACTGCCAGCGCTAAAAGATATACTTCAGGCAAAAAATACCCAGGAATTAGCCGCAATCTTATCAAAAGATGGTAACGGAATTGCGATCGCGGGTTTATTAATCTTTGCTTTATTGACTATCTGGGTGACATGGCAGCAATTGATACAAGAACCGGAAGATGCACCCGCAAATATTGACCCCACCATTCGTCCTCGGTTGTTGGATGCGGAGGAAACCAAGGTTAAACAGCGATTGCGGGATTCGTTGCACAATTTGTTGATGCTGGATTTGCTGCACGAAGAACAACCCCAACAAGTTGGTAGAAATCCCTTACAAACCCTATATACAATCACTGCCAACAATACCACCAGTCAACCCCAAGCACTTGCTCGCGTGGTGGATGTGTTGCGGAGGAGCGATATTAGTGGACGGTTATTAATATTAGGAAAACCGGGAGGTGGCAAAACTACAACTTTGTTGAATTTGGCTGAGGAATTATTAGATAAAGCTAAACAAAACCCCAGCGAACCGATGCCGATAATTTTCGAGCTTTCAGCTTGGCGCGATGATAGTGTAAATATTTTAGATTGGATGATTGGGCAACTCAAGCAGGAATATAACCTCGCTCCGGGGATAAGTCGGATTTGGTTGGAGCAGGGGGAAATTTTGCCGTTGTTGGATGGGTTGGATGAGTTGGGTTCAGTAAAACAGCGCAAATGTATTCAGGCAATTAATCAGTATTTAGCACAAGATGCCACAAGGGATTTAGTTGTTTGCTGTCGCGAAGAGGAATATCACCAAGGAGAGGAACAGCTTTCCCAGTTGCATGGTGCGATATGTTTGCAGGAATTATCCGATGGGCAAATTCGAGATTATTTAAACCAATTAAATCGCGGTGATTTGTGGCAGAGTATTCAAAGTAATCACGAGTTTTTGGAACTAGCTAGAACTCCTTTGTTATTGTCGATAATGTTGGTTGCCTATCAAGGACGGGCAATCCAAACGAAAGAAGAATTATTTGATGCTTATATTGAGCGTCGATTTGAATTATTACCTGTGGGTAAGGGGGAATTTTCGCGTCCGCAGATTATGCAGTTTTTGAAATTTTTAGCGCAGCGATTACGGGGGACAAAAACTGAGTTTTTAATTGAGAATATGCAGCCTATTTGGTTAAAAAATTATCGGCAAAGATTGATTTACGGGCTGATTATAGGGCTAATTATAGGGCTGATTTTCAAGTTGATTGGAGCACTAATTATAGGGCTGATTGTAGGGCTGGTGTTCGGTCTGATTACAGGGCAAGGTCGTATTGAACCAATTGAAGAAATTCAGTTTTCGCTGACACCTAAATCACGAAAAATACTGATTTACGGTCTGATTTATGGTCTGATTACAGGATTGATTGCAAGTCCTATTTTAGGGCTGATTTTAGGGTTAGGTTTAATTGGAGGGATGGCTTTAGGAATGACTGTAGGACTGATAGGAGGGCTGATTACAGGTGTGATTTTAGGACAGACAGGTAAAATTCCGAATAAATTAATTCCCAATCAAGGTATTCGTAATTCCGCGAAAAATATGCTTTTTCTCACAATTGTATCTGGCTTAATTCTTACACTTATTCAACCTGGATTAAAGCTATTACTACTAAAAATAATTACAGCCGAAGAAGTAAATAGAATTATAAATTTATCCCAAGGATTGGTGTTTATTAATGCATTTCTCAATGGTGGTGGAGATGTTTGCTTACAACACTTTTCCCTCCGCTTGGTACTTTGGTATAACCGCTACATTCCCTGGAATTATGCCAAATTCCTCAGTCGTGCAGCAGAGCGTCGATTTATCCAACAAATCGGGGGACGCTATCGTTTTATTCACCGTTTATTACTCGAACATTTTGCAGATATGCGGGTTTAG